From a single Streptomyces rubradiris genomic region:
- a CDS encoding sensor histidine kinase, whose translation MTAPGGGGRRLRGPWWREGAVAATAFAFCLLGGVVRVDDTLSVPPAAACVIAVVSCAVLPVRHRAPLAALAATTAVGVLVPSLGLLLTPLIVAPAVITAYSYALAAHSERRAASAVLLTSVTLAASVPLSGEFSWKDASRMAVVAASPLVAGVLGHSVRNRRAYLAAVQERARRAEESRDSEARRRVTEERVRIARELHDLVAHQITLANAQAMVAAHLFDARPEQARESLRELVETTAGALDDLRATVGLLRQSGDASGPAEPAPGLSRLPGLVESFHRAGLQVSVHQEGTAEPLPPGVDLTAYRIVQEALTNVTRHAGTGNARVRLVWSRDRLTITVTDDGNNSPTAPDVPAPAGLSGTPGRPPGYGLIGLRERATAVGGDLVAGRRPRGGFLVRAQLPLQAAADTTRRSGGTPAVEGTPAHMDTGDARTDHAADGDIL comes from the coding sequence GTGACGGCACCGGGCGGGGGTGGCCGGCGCTTACGCGGCCCGTGGTGGCGAGAGGGAGCGGTCGCGGCGACGGCGTTCGCGTTCTGTCTGCTCGGCGGGGTGGTGCGGGTCGACGACACGCTGTCGGTGCCGCCGGCCGCCGCCTGCGTCATCGCCGTGGTGTCCTGTGCCGTGCTGCCCGTACGGCACCGGGCCCCCTTGGCCGCCCTGGCGGCCACGACCGCGGTGGGCGTGCTGGTGCCGTCCCTGGGCCTCCTGCTCACCCCGCTCATCGTGGCCCCGGCCGTGATCACCGCCTACTCGTACGCGCTCGCCGCGCACAGCGAACGGCGCGCGGCGAGCGCGGTGTTGCTCACGTCCGTGACGCTGGCCGCCTCCGTCCCGCTGTCCGGGGAGTTCTCCTGGAAAGACGCGAGCAGGATGGCGGTGGTGGCGGCGTCCCCGCTGGTGGCCGGCGTGCTCGGTCACTCGGTGCGGAACCGGCGGGCCTACCTGGCGGCCGTTCAGGAGCGGGCCCGGCGGGCCGAGGAGAGCCGGGACAGCGAGGCACGCCGGCGAGTGACCGAGGAACGGGTGCGCATCGCCCGGGAACTGCACGACCTGGTGGCCCACCAGATCACCCTGGCCAACGCACAGGCCATGGTCGCCGCCCACCTCTTCGACGCCCGCCCGGAGCAGGCCCGCGAGAGCCTGCGGGAACTCGTCGAGACCACCGCCGGCGCGCTGGACGACCTGCGGGCCACGGTAGGTCTGCTGCGTCAGTCCGGGGACGCGTCCGGGCCGGCCGAACCGGCACCCGGGCTGTCCCGGCTTCCCGGGCTCGTCGAGTCCTTCCACCGCGCGGGTCTCCAGGTGTCGGTACACCAGGAAGGCACGGCCGAACCGCTGCCGCCGGGAGTGGACCTCACCGCCTACCGCATCGTCCAGGAGGCCCTGACCAACGTGACCAGACACGCCGGCACCGGTAACGCCCGGGTGCGCCTCGTCTGGAGTCGGGACCGTCTGACCATCACCGTCACCGACGACGGGAACAACTCCCCTACAGCGCCCGACGTGCCCGCTCCGGCCGGCCTGTCCGGTACCCCTGGCCGGCCGCCCGGTTACGGTCTGATCGGCCTGCGTGAACGTGCCACCGCGGTCGGAGGAGACCTCGTCGCGGGCCGGCGTCCGCGGGGAGGCTTCCTCGTCCGCGCCCAACTGCCCCTGCAAGCAGCCGCGGACACGACGCGACGATCCGGCGGGACACCTGCCGTCGAGGGAACGCCGGCCCACATGGACACCGGCGACGCGCGGACGGATCACGCGGCGGACGGAGACATTCTGTGA
- a CDS encoding response regulator transcription factor: protein MTLRVLLADDQALLRGAFRVLLDSADDITVVGEAADGREAVKLTRELRPDVVVMDIRMPEADGVTATSRICADPELRATRVLILTTYETDEYVAQALRAGASGFIGKGIRAEALLDAVRTVAEGDTLLSPAATRSLVARFLATPEAVTPHHSEQLAALTPREREMVALVATGLSNQEIAGRMFLSPFTVRAHVQRAMTKLHARDRAQLVVIAYRTGLAPTTPTSGTDADAYGRP, encoded by the coding sequence GTGACGCTTCGCGTGCTCCTCGCCGATGACCAGGCCCTGCTGCGCGGTGCCTTCCGGGTGCTCCTCGACAGCGCCGACGACATCACGGTGGTCGGCGAGGCCGCCGACGGCAGGGAAGCGGTCAAACTCACCCGCGAGCTGCGTCCCGACGTGGTGGTCATGGACATCCGCATGCCCGAGGCGGACGGAGTCACCGCCACGTCCCGGATCTGCGCGGACCCGGAACTGCGGGCCACCCGCGTCCTGATCCTCACCACGTACGAGACCGACGAGTACGTCGCCCAGGCACTGCGCGCGGGGGCCTCCGGCTTCATCGGCAAAGGCATCCGCGCCGAAGCCCTGCTGGATGCCGTGCGTACCGTGGCCGAGGGCGACACCCTTCTGTCCCCCGCCGCCACCCGCTCGCTGGTCGCCCGTTTCCTGGCCACACCGGAGGCCGTCACACCACACCACTCCGAACAGCTCGCCGCGCTCACTCCGCGCGAACGCGAGATGGTCGCCCTGGTCGCGACCGGCCTGTCCAACCAGGAGATCGCCGGACGCATGTTCCTCAGCCCCTTCACCGTCCGCGCCCACGTACAACGTGCCATGACCAAACTGCACGCCCGTGACCGGGCACAACTCGTCGTCATCGCCTACCGGACGGGCCTCGCCCCCACCACCCCCACCAGCGGCACGGACGCCGACGCGTACGGCCGACCGTAG
- a CDS encoding FAD-dependent monooxygenase, giving the protein MTPTGLSTDVRTGMRRTVLISGAGVCGPALAYWLHRSGYVVTVVEKAGAPREGGYPVDIRGTALEVVRRMGIAHRLREAHVDSRRVTFLDADGGEIASLTPHTVAGGVAGQDLEVRRGDLAAILHALVRDDVEFLFNDSIDTLDQSGQGVDVTFRSGRRRTFDLVAGADGTHSHTRERLFGPEEQFHRYLGYCFALFTMPNTFGLSREVVLWNTPGRAAALYAVADNDELHAFLNFRQPRPPAGVLHSPDAQRDLVTRVFAGAGWEVAGLVRALRDADDLFFDTAGQIRLPHWSSGRVALVGDAAYAPSFLTGQGTSLALAGAYMLAHALATHQDHTAAFTAYERGMRGFAAMNQALAGKGAATLFPATARALAQRDTMLRGLVTMPSTTARPAHSALTLPGPAPVS; this is encoded by the coding sequence ATGACACCTACCGGTCTGTCGACGGATGTGAGGACTGGCATGAGGCGCACGGTTCTGATTTCCGGGGCCGGTGTCTGCGGACCCGCACTGGCGTACTGGCTGCACCGGTCGGGGTACGTGGTCACCGTGGTGGAAAAGGCGGGCGCACCGCGCGAGGGCGGCTACCCGGTCGACATCCGCGGCACCGCGCTGGAGGTGGTCCGCCGGATGGGAATAGCGCACCGGCTACGGGAGGCACATGTCGACTCGCGCCGCGTCACCTTCCTCGACGCCGACGGCGGTGAAATCGCCTCGCTCACCCCTCACACCGTCGCGGGCGGTGTCGCGGGACAGGACCTGGAGGTGCGGCGTGGGGATCTGGCCGCGATCCTCCACGCGCTGGTCCGCGACGACGTGGAATTCCTGTTCAACGACTCCATCGACACCCTCGACCAGTCCGGACAAGGGGTCGATGTCACATTCCGCAGCGGACGGCGGCGCACGTTCGACCTGGTGGCCGGCGCCGACGGTACGCACTCGCACACCCGGGAGCGCCTGTTCGGCCCCGAAGAACAGTTCCACCGCTACCTCGGGTACTGCTTCGCCCTCTTCACCATGCCCAACACCTTCGGGCTCTCCCGCGAGGTCGTGTTGTGGAACACCCCGGGCAGAGCCGCGGCCCTCTACGCCGTCGCGGACAACGACGAGCTGCACGCCTTCTTGAACTTCCGTCAACCCCGGCCGCCGGCCGGTGTCCTCCACAGCCCCGACGCCCAGCGGGACCTCGTCACCAGGGTCTTCGCGGGCGCGGGATGGGAGGTCGCCGGCCTGGTCCGCGCCCTGCGCGACGCGGACGACCTGTTCTTCGACACGGCCGGCCAGATCCGTCTGCCGCACTGGTCCAGCGGTCGCGTCGCGCTCGTCGGCGACGCCGCGTACGCCCCCTCGTTCCTCACCGGCCAAGGCACGAGCCTCGCGCTGGCCGGCGCCTACATGCTGGCCCACGCTCTGGCCACGCACCAAGACCACACCGCGGCCTTCACCGCCTACGAACGCGGCATGCGCGGCTTCGCGGCCATGAACCAGGCACTGGCCGGAAAGGGTGCGGCCACGCTCTTCCCCGCCACGGCGCGGGCCTTGGCGCAACGCGACACCATGCTGCGCGGCCTCGTCACCATGCCCTCCACGACGGCACGGCCGGCCCACTCGGCTCTCACCCTGCCCGGCCCCGCTCCGGTCTCCTGA
- a CDS encoding MFS transporter — translation MTVRLRLGWVSAGALGVLALALGALQSVVEPALPLLQRELGISTAEAALIGNVLLVTGAVVTPVAGKLGDRYGGKRVLVGLMAVVSLGGLMAGLAPGLPVLLLGQVLQGVMVGALPLSFILVREHLTAGRSQAAIGVVVALFTGGGMVGTACAGPVAEALSWQWMFLLPAIVVIAATATVARLLPDDPPGRSQEGIDWVGAVLLGGTLLAFMVGLVTVTGGGAPPLLAGAIGVGVAALATGWVVVERRVASPMVDLRMLAKPAMWSACVLTLVMTASSGMVLFLLPQLFAVSADGYGFGAGTTGIGLLLLPGAVAGAVSDAVGGIAARRFGPRAVVVAGTVVTAATMIALASLHRAQWQLVVGKVLTAFAAGVGTTALLAGTATAIRSEDTGIATSLLVVTRVVGVALGAQVAGAILDAGADPVTGRPAESAFGTGFAVAGLVAALSLLVVHVTKDKGVQA, via the coding sequence ATGACGGTCCGTCTCCGTCTCGGGTGGGTGTCGGCCGGGGCTCTCGGTGTCCTGGCACTGGCTCTTGGCGCTCTGCAGTCCGTGGTGGAGCCCGCGCTGCCTCTGTTGCAGCGTGAGCTCGGGATCAGTACCGCCGAGGCGGCTTTGATCGGGAACGTGCTTCTCGTGACCGGCGCGGTCGTCACTCCCGTGGCGGGCAAACTCGGTGACCGTTACGGCGGCAAGCGGGTGCTGGTCGGGCTGATGGCCGTGGTGTCGCTGGGTGGCCTGATGGCCGGTCTGGCACCGGGGCTGCCGGTGTTGCTGCTCGGCCAGGTCTTGCAGGGTGTCATGGTGGGTGCGCTGCCCCTGTCGTTCATCCTGGTGCGCGAACACCTCACGGCAGGACGGTCACAGGCGGCGATCGGGGTGGTCGTCGCGTTGTTCACCGGCGGCGGCATGGTGGGGACGGCATGCGCCGGGCCGGTCGCGGAAGCGCTGTCCTGGCAGTGGATGTTCCTGCTGCCGGCGATCGTGGTCATCGCGGCGACGGCGACCGTGGCCCGGCTCTTGCCGGATGATCCGCCGGGCCGGTCGCAGGAGGGGATCGACTGGGTCGGCGCGGTGTTGCTGGGTGGCACGCTGCTCGCGTTCATGGTCGGGCTCGTGACGGTGACGGGGGGTGGTGCGCCGCCGCTGCTGGCCGGTGCCATCGGGGTGGGCGTGGCCGCCCTCGCGACCGGGTGGGTCGTGGTCGAGCGCCGGGTGGCCTCTCCGATGGTCGATCTGCGGATGCTGGCCAAGCCGGCGATGTGGAGTGCGTGTGTGCTCACCTTGGTCATGACCGCCAGTTCCGGCATGGTCCTCTTCCTCCTCCCGCAGCTGTTCGCGGTATCGGCCGACGGGTACGGCTTCGGGGCCGGCACCACCGGCATCGGGCTGCTCCTGCTGCCGGGCGCCGTCGCCGGGGCGGTGAGTGATGCGGTCGGCGGGATCGCGGCGCGGCGCTTCGGTCCGCGCGCCGTGGTCGTGGCGGGCACCGTCGTCACGGCGGCCACGATGATCGCCCTGGCGTCGCTGCACAGAGCGCAGTGGCAGCTCGTCGTCGGGAAGGTGCTGACCGCGTTCGCCGCGGGCGTCGGTACCACGGCGTTGCTGGCCGGCACCGCCACCGCCATCCGGAGCGAGGACACAGGCATCGCCACCAGCCTGCTGGTGGTCACGCGCGTGGTCGGTGTCGCCCTGGGCGCCCAGGTGGCCGGCGCGATCCTCGACGCCGGGGCCGATCCGGTGACGGGCCGGCCGGCCGAATCGGCTTTCGGCACAGGGTTCGCCGTCGCCGGTCTCGTTGCCGCACTCTCACTGCTCGTTGTCCATGTCACGAAAGACAAGGGAGTCCAGGCATGA
- a CDS encoding LysR family transcriptional regulator, translating to MDLEVRHLRVLCAIADTGSLHKAARELGLAQPSLSTQLRRIERALGAQLFIRARTGCRPTPLGLAVLSRARPLVAEFASIVTETRAAAARAAGGFQLRLGATASRAIPGWLRLLRARRPGIEPTLQMSVSANALLGMVAAGRLDMAFVHEVEGSPLRVPPGLCLRVLVEREPQFVTLAADHPAASRPQVRLADLAGDRWMVDSTVDGEWDALCRVLRAAGLDSEMLHGDYLTAYSLAAIGEVVTVSQPTAPLRPDLAIRPLEGDPIGVRLLLAARTERELDVVYPELEEAYWAVAWEAPAYREWLGRAHAADGGPETPGVPVCPPTHHPAPDTSSARRPRPLAADAHAG from the coding sequence ATGGACTTGGAGGTGAGACATCTGCGTGTGCTCTGCGCCATCGCCGACACCGGCAGCCTGCACAAAGCGGCCCGGGAACTCGGCCTGGCGCAACCCTCGTTGAGCACCCAGCTACGACGGATCGAGCGCGCGCTCGGCGCTCAGCTCTTCATCCGCGCCCGCACCGGCTGTCGGCCCACCCCGCTGGGGCTGGCGGTGCTCAGCCGGGCCAGGCCGCTGGTGGCGGAGTTCGCGTCGATCGTCACCGAGACCAGGGCGGCGGCGGCCCGTGCCGCCGGCGGGTTCCAGCTGCGCCTCGGGGCCACGGCCAGCCGGGCCATCCCGGGCTGGCTGCGGCTGCTGCGGGCCCGCCGCCCGGGGATCGAGCCGACGCTGCAGATGAGCGTGTCCGCCAACGCGCTGCTGGGCATGGTCGCGGCCGGCCGGCTCGACATGGCCTTCGTGCACGAGGTCGAGGGCAGTCCGCTGCGCGTGCCGCCCGGACTGTGTCTGCGGGTGCTGGTCGAGCGGGAACCGCAGTTCGTCACACTCGCCGCGGACCACCCGGCGGCGTCACGGCCGCAGGTGCGTCTCGCCGACCTGGCCGGCGACCGCTGGATGGTCGACTCCACGGTCGACGGCGAGTGGGACGCCCTGTGCCGGGTACTGCGCGCGGCGGGCCTCGATTCCGAGATGCTGCACGGCGACTACCTCACCGCGTACTCGCTGGCCGCCATCGGCGAGGTGGTCACGGTCAGCCAGCCGACCGCCCCGCTGCGTCCCGATCTCGCGATCCGCCCCCTGGAGGGCGACCCGATCGGGGTACGGCTGCTGCTCGCGGCCCGTACGGAACGCGAACTGGACGTCGTTTACCCGGAGTTGGAGGAGGCCTACTGGGCGGTGGCGTGGGAGGCGCCGGCGTACCGCGAATGGCTCGGGCGCGCGCACGCGGCGGACGGCGGCCCGGAGACTCCCGGTGTGCCGGTCTGCCCGCCCACGCACCACCCGGCCCCGGACACATCATCGGCACGCCGGCCGCGACCACTGGCGGCCGATGCGCACGCGGGGTAG
- the snpA gene encoding snapalysin has protein sequence MTSFRKSTGSKSTRRLLGLALGLGLASAALGTASPVSAQDSAAAPARTVAAGYVGSAEDAGTKAFFDAVMKSVAKRQAEQPSLKAVTVYYNASQAPSFRSQISSSASIWNSSVSNVKLQATTSGGDFAYYEGNDSRGSYASTDGHGRGYIFLDYAQNRQYDSIRVTAHETGHVLGLPDHYSGPCSELMSGGGPGPSCTNRYPNTAERSRVNQLWAYGLSKALAQVNKAG, from the coding sequence ATGACGTCGTTCCGGAAGAGCACCGGATCGAAGAGCACCAGGAGACTTCTGGGCCTGGCCCTCGGTCTCGGGCTGGCCTCGGCCGCGCTCGGCACCGCGAGCCCGGTCAGCGCGCAGGACTCCGCCGCGGCACCCGCCCGCACCGTGGCCGCCGGCTACGTGGGCAGCGCCGAGGACGCCGGCACCAAGGCGTTCTTCGACGCCGTGATGAAGTCGGTCGCCAAGCGGCAGGCCGAGCAGCCCTCCCTGAAGGCGGTGACCGTCTACTACAACGCCTCACAGGCCCCGAGCTTCCGCAGCCAGATATCGAGCTCCGCCTCGATCTGGAACAGCTCCGTGTCCAACGTCAAGCTCCAAGCGACCACCAGCGGCGGCGACTTCGCCTACTACGAGGGCAACGACTCGCGCGGGTCCTACGCCTCCACCGACGGTCACGGCCGCGGCTACATCTTCCTGGACTACGCGCAGAACCGGCAGTACGACTCCATCCGCGTCACCGCCCACGAGACCGGCCATGTGCTGGGCCTGCCCGACCACTACAGCGGGCCGTGCAGCGAGCTGATGTCGGGCGGCGGCCCCGGCCCCTCCTGCACCAACCGCTACCCGAACACCGCCGAGCGCTCCCGGGTCAACCAGCTGTGGGCCTACGGCCTCAGCAAGGCTCTCGCGCAGGTGAACAAGGCGGGCTGA
- a CDS encoding TetR/AcrR family transcriptional regulator: MSPRNSVAEARRTRQRIVERGIALASRDGLEGLTIGRLAADLRMSKAGVLGHFGTKEALQLATLEGAAVAFSRLVWEPAADVEPGLPRLRAVCEAWIAYLDLDAGRAVFPGGCFFTTASVEFDARGGPVREAVARMSRVWRRRLAAEARTAMAAGDLPAGTDPDQVVFELIGLFMALNQEIQLFAAPDATDRVRRALDRLLGPRLERSAA, from the coding sequence ATGAGCCCTCGCAATTCCGTGGCTGAAGCCCGCAGGACGCGGCAGCGCATCGTCGAGCGCGGTATCGCCCTTGCCTCGCGGGACGGCCTCGAAGGGCTCACGATCGGGCGGCTGGCCGCCGATCTGCGGATGAGCAAGGCCGGTGTGCTCGGGCACTTCGGCACCAAGGAGGCTCTTCAACTGGCCACTCTGGAGGGCGCGGCGGTGGCGTTCTCCCGTCTGGTGTGGGAGCCCGCGGCGGACGTGGAACCGGGCCTGCCCCGGCTGCGGGCCGTCTGCGAGGCGTGGATCGCCTATCTGGACCTGGACGCCGGGCGTGCCGTCTTCCCCGGCGGGTGCTTCTTCACCACGGCTTCCGTCGAGTTCGACGCCCGCGGCGGCCCCGTCCGCGAGGCCGTGGCCCGGATGTCCCGGGTGTGGCGGCGCCGGCTGGCCGCCGAGGCGCGTACGGCGATGGCGGCGGGCGACCTGCCGGCGGGCACCGACCCGGACCAGGTCGTGTTCGAGCTGATCGGCCTCTTCATGGCCCTGAACCAGGAGATCCAGCTCTTCGCGGCACCGGACGCCACCGACCGCGTCCGTCGGGCACTGGACCGCCTGCTCGGCCCGCGGCTGGAGCGGTCGGCCGCATAG
- a CDS encoding beta-ketoacyl-ACP synthase III: MPGSRIAALGHYQPTRVLTNDDLATMVDTSDEWIRRRTGIATRRIAAPEESVTDMAAAAASKALAASGLEPADIGLITVATCSAIDRCPSIAAQVAGRLGLPAPVAFDLNNGCAGFCTALACADHSLRAGAARHALVIGAEKMSDVTDWTDRRTCVLLGDGAGAAVLSASAEEGIGPVCWGSDPTRGDAVRLVDDWHPRFAQEGQTVFRWATGELPGIVREACARAGLTPADLAGVVTHQANLRIIDAVVRQLDLPESTVIAQDVVESGNTSAASVPLALSKLSERGELPGGAPVLLLAFGGGLSWAGQVVTCP, translated from the coding sequence GTGCCGGGAAGCCGTATCGCCGCCCTGGGCCACTACCAGCCGACGCGCGTCCTGACCAACGACGACCTGGCCACCATGGTCGACACCAGCGACGAGTGGATCCGGCGCCGCACCGGCATCGCCACCCGCCGCATCGCCGCCCCCGAGGAGTCGGTCACCGACATGGCGGCGGCCGCCGCGAGCAAGGCGCTGGCCGCCTCGGGGCTGGAGCCCGCCGACATCGGCCTGATCACCGTGGCGACCTGCTCGGCCATCGACCGCTGCCCCTCCATCGCCGCCCAGGTCGCCGGGCGCCTCGGCCTGCCCGCCCCGGTGGCCTTCGACCTCAACAACGGCTGCGCCGGCTTCTGCACCGCGCTGGCCTGCGCCGACCACTCGCTGCGGGCGGGCGCCGCCCGGCACGCCCTGGTCATCGGCGCCGAGAAGATGTCCGACGTCACCGACTGGACCGACCGCCGCACCTGCGTCCTGCTCGGCGACGGGGCGGGCGCCGCCGTGCTGAGCGCCTCCGCCGAGGAGGGGATCGGCCCGGTGTGCTGGGGCTCGGACCCCACCCGCGGTGACGCGGTCCGGCTCGTCGACGACTGGCACCCGCGCTTCGCCCAGGAGGGGCAGACCGTGTTCCGCTGGGCCACCGGCGAGTTGCCCGGCATCGTCCGCGAGGCCTGCGCGCGGGCCGGTCTGACGCCGGCCGATCTGGCGGGCGTGGTCACCCACCAGGCCAATCTGCGGATCATCGACGCCGTCGTACGGCAACTCGACCTGCCGGAGAGCACGGTGATCGCCCAGGACGTCGTGGAGTCCGGCAACACCTCCGCCGCGTCCGTGCCGCTCGCGCTGTCCAAGCTGTCCGAGCGCGGCGAACTGCCCGGCGGCGCCCCGGTCCTGCTGCTCGCCTTCGGCGGGGGCCTGTCCTGGGCCGGCCAGGTGGTCACCTGCCCCTGA
- a CDS encoding MFS transporter, producing MSRWFALAILCAGQLMVILDGTIVNVALPAIQDSLDFSSSSLGWVVNAYLIPFGGLLLLAGRFGDLFGRKRVFVTGLVVFTLASLLCGLAQSATMLLAARFVQGVGGAVTSSVTLAMVVTMFTEPGERARAIGVYSFVQSAGGTLGLLLGGVLTRAAGWHWIFFVNVPIGVAAAVLAQRVLVAERGAGRGKSTDALGAVLVTCALMPAVYAIVAAADHGFGSARTLGSGLAALVLLAAFVVRQARAEDPLLPPRMFRYRAVSGALGTHALMISGVFSFQFLAVLYMQKVLGFDEVETGAGVVPVSLLIGVMSLFLAPRLIGRFGARAVLLAGLVLIGGGLGVLGRVAADGAYLTDVFPATVPLGIGFGLAMPALAGLAMSGATPQDSGLASGMFNTVQQVGASLGLAVLSTLAASHTGTLLHDGAPRDEALTGGYQLAFRAGAVFVLGALVIAVTVLRTPRRSPHDASADGTGSSRTAEADIPSATP from the coding sequence ATGTCCCGCTGGTTCGCGCTGGCGATCCTCTGCGCCGGCCAGTTGATGGTGATCCTCGACGGCACCATCGTGAACGTGGCGCTGCCGGCCATCCAGGACAGCCTGGACTTCTCCTCCTCGTCCCTGGGCTGGGTCGTGAACGCCTATCTGATCCCGTTCGGCGGCCTGTTGCTGCTCGCGGGCCGGTTCGGTGACCTCTTCGGCCGCAAGCGGGTCTTCGTCACCGGTCTGGTCGTCTTCACCCTGGCGTCCCTGCTGTGCGGCCTGGCGCAGAGCGCGACCATGCTGCTCGCCGCCCGGTTCGTCCAGGGCGTCGGCGGCGCGGTGACCTCCTCCGTCACCCTCGCCATGGTCGTCACCATGTTCACGGAGCCGGGCGAACGCGCCAGGGCGATCGGCGTCTACAGCTTCGTCCAGTCCGCGGGCGGCACCCTCGGCCTGCTGCTGGGCGGCGTGCTGACCCGGGCCGCCGGCTGGCACTGGATCTTCTTCGTCAACGTGCCCATCGGGGTCGCCGCCGCCGTCCTGGCGCAGCGGGTGCTGGTCGCCGAGCGGGGCGCGGGCCGGGGCAAGAGCACCGACGCGCTCGGCGCCGTACTGGTCACCTGCGCGCTCATGCCGGCCGTCTACGCCATCGTCGCCGCGGCCGACCACGGTTTCGGGTCCGCTCGCACACTCGGCTCCGGCCTGGCCGCCCTCGTCCTGCTCGCCGCGTTCGTCGTACGGCAGGCCAGGGCCGAGGACCCGTTGCTGCCGCCCCGGATGTTCCGCTACCGCGCTGTGTCCGGCGCGCTGGGCACACACGCCCTCATGATCTCGGGCGTGTTCAGCTTCCAGTTCCTGGCCGTGCTGTACATGCAGAAGGTGCTGGGGTTCGACGAGGTGGAGACCGGTGCCGGAGTCGTACCCGTCTCGCTGCTGATCGGCGTCATGTCGCTGTTCCTCGCTCCCCGTCTCATCGGCAGGTTCGGCGCTCGGGCCGTCCTTCTGGCCGGGCTCGTGCTGATCGGCGGCGGCCTGGGCGTTCTGGGACGAGTCGCGGCGGACGGCGCCTATCTCACCGATGTGTTCCCGGCGACCGTGCCGCTCGGGATCGGGTTCGGCCTGGCGATGCCGGCCCTGGCCGGACTGGCCATGTCGGGTGCGACCCCGCAGGACTCCGGCCTGGCCTCCGGGATGTTCAACACCGTGCAGCAGGTGGGCGCCTCCCTCGGTCTCGCCGTGCTGAGCACCCTCGCCGCCTCGCACACCGGCACCCTGCTGCACGACGGCGCCCCCCGCGACGAGGCGCTGACCGGCGGCTACCAACTCGCCTTCCGGGCCGGCGCGGTCTTCGTCCTGGGCGCACTGGTGATCGCCGTGACCGTCCTGCGTACGCCGCGCCGGTCCCCGCACGACGCGTCCGCCGACGGTACCGGGTCCTCCCGGACGGCGGAAGCCGACATCCCGTCGGCGACACCCTGA
- a CDS encoding carbohydrate-binding protein, whose protein sequence is MDGAGTHDTDRNGTGGTVGNGADAPDAPGGARLVGRKTVLRAALAATAAIPLALAGGPALARTLAANGEEPQLTPPCDDGDDPTPEQIEGPYFKPNSPERTSLLEPGLPGTRLTVSGYVFGRACRPLSGVLLDFWQADNNGAYDNTGFRFRGHQYTDSRGAFALTTIVPGLYPGRTRHIHVKVQAPNRPVLTTQLYFPNEPRNNTDTIFDPRLLMTVRDANGGREAAFDFVLDVAQDPGPGPTPPGGTWAVGTAYRTGDQVTYGGRGYVCLQPHTAQPGWEPPAVPALWRAV, encoded by the coding sequence ATGGACGGAGCAGGTACGCACGACACCGACCGGAACGGCACCGGCGGCACCGTCGGCAACGGCGCGGACGCGCCGGACGCACCGGGGGGCGCCCGGCTCGTCGGCCGCAAGACCGTGCTGCGCGCGGCACTCGCGGCCACCGCCGCGATCCCCCTGGCCCTCGCCGGCGGCCCCGCCCTCGCCCGCACCCTGGCCGCGAACGGCGAGGAACCCCAGCTCACGCCGCCGTGCGACGACGGCGACGACCCCACCCCGGAGCAGATCGAGGGCCCCTACTTCAAGCCCAACTCGCCGGAACGCACGAGCCTGTTGGAGCCCGGACTGCCCGGTACCCGGCTCACCGTGAGCGGTTATGTCTTCGGCCGGGCCTGCCGCCCCCTGTCCGGCGTCCTGCTGGACTTCTGGCAGGCCGACAACAACGGCGCCTACGACAACACCGGGTTCCGGTTCCGGGGCCACCAGTACACCGACTCGCGCGGCGCCTTCGCGCTCACCACGATCGTGCCGGGCCTGTACCCGGGGCGCACCCGGCACATCCACGTCAAGGTGCAGGCGCCCAACCGGCCCGTACTCACCACGCAGTTGTACTTCCCGAACGAGCCGCGCAACAACACGGACACGATCTTCGACCCACGGCTGCTGATGACCGTGCGCGACGCCAACGGCGGCCGGGAGGCGGCGTTCGACTTCGTCCTCGACGTGGCCCAGGACCCGGGCCCCGGCCCCACGCCGCCCGGCGGCACCTGGGCCGTCGGCACCGCGTACCGGACGGGCGACCAGGTCACCTACGGTGGCCGCGGCTACGTCTGCCTCCAGCCGCACACCGCCCAGCCGGGCTGGGAACCCCCGGCCGTACCGGCTCTGTGGCGCGCGGTCTGA